Proteins encoded together in one Aminipila butyrica window:
- a CDS encoding leucine-rich repeat protein, which produces MKLNWKSTMSGILAVFVMLSSPPLVYAADEELDITGTAAIQEVSESESAGDFIISDDGVLSEYKGTDAHMVIPDGVKTIGSGSTLAKPNGVIVTEVTIPASVTKIEKSAFRGWGDLHQINFSEEETLKTIGDGAFVNVGIPELVIPEGVETIGGEGALAAKDVVSIALPSTVTQLGGSKGAYEAFCTNSVPSTLTNVTVAAENPVYSARNQALYNAEGDTLLYCASGVGSGYEMDNQTKSIGSYAFYKFPSASVIISDSVETIESHGFDSSQLTSLLVPASVKTIGTSAFFNNSKLKTVDFAEGLSQIGASAFSECYFPKDTRIVLPVSLASVGASAFDCLGDYGASTIRVSSGETQLSSGFIPSYNAITVEGIAGSTAEAYVKELQDSKGSSCKLVLTQISAGQPTEVESIALNQQTLALTAGSTATLTADVLPESAANAELNWTSLNEAVATVNQSGVVTAVAVGEATIQVASANGKKASCTVTVSSASVQPGFDIESGVLVAYTGSDTEITIPNTVQVIGNGSSPIFASNQKVTAITIPSSVTKIADKAFYSCADLTEVKFSAESHLNQIGQQAFYLASGIQALDIPEGVAEIGPQAFVNMHSLESMSLPASLSTWGNSNDWFGLMFSLNTSSSAPSKLRAIHIAAGNPVYSSQDGMVYTGNGKTLLYSPAKKTSISFANGVEVIGKYAFNKNELTTLSIPETVKEIQSYAFYGAALTSLTVPGSVETIGDSAFYNSQLRSLLLSEGVQTIGNSAFSQSRISGVTIPATVTRIGKNAFDFEYGGSYIRLLNGETELADEFIPYYESIKVYGTPGSTAEQYITAKKIEKNVACKLTFCLASTFADAESLLLSQVTAILDRQETLVLTASLQPEGAVGPAIAWRSSDLSVATVDSKGKITGIQPGEADIIATSGLLSAVCHVSVKSSSSDYVVNEKGEITAYLGNDWTNLIIPSQVDGAPVTGIADGVFSGKTSIQTVQLPDSLKTIGKEAFYGCSALKSVTFGSGVVSLGSGAFAVCNGLTSIMLPEGIQQIPEKAFLGCLQLSSVTLPSTVKELGTDAFSGCVALTALNLPEGLETIRKGAFFKCPLTTLHLPASLNQFGDSYIGDVFEEAGKVTASTAMKTITVASGSTKYSAYDGLLYNKAGTETYFCPRGRTEANLRSGTVKVGDSTFFMCFDLTKVTFPSTLKEIGEHAFQYCEGLVDCELPEGLETVGNSAFFGCENWTGVDRIPSTVKTIGPYGFAECKGSILVIPEGVQRIESYAFWGYEEGLTEIHLPSTLTYIADSAFSWAKDVTSLVVPEGVTEIGAQAFARMDRLEEVTLPPTLVKLGAGAFMGPSQSENLLKEVYIPSSVQTFGDKVFENRTADLTIVTDRMSNAAAAYALASQIKLRIESGPVDPDFDIVDGVLVAYHGSKSELVIPEGVVEIGPGAFQHEHEGEQEGPELKKVTIPATVVTISREAFHGCALTEVIFLPGSQLKTIGESAFAYCTKLPSISLPEGVTSIGDRAFDGDSLLSGMVIPASVETIGAYAFNVCTGLRSITFGDSGNLRTIGAGAFYNCFRLSALDIPEGVTEIGDNAFRISSGLKTLNLPSTLVKLGTSVPTVFCDTTNITYTGADALMDISIAVGNPVYSSMDGVVYSADGKTLLYCPAGKIGTLTVQSGTIKIDDYAFYRSQADHVELPDTLLTIGKSAWANSKLSSIVIPDSVQTIGDHGFFFCGKLKTVKLGSGLDTLGAGVFSQTPLKGVTIPASVKGITTNTFDELTGWIRFLGTETVLEADSLSAGTVLTVYGYENSSAQNYVSQLQAALGDSCKLTFQPISKFIEVDSLTLNETSLSLKQRETSQLTATVLPDTATHRDVVYQTTNSRVATVSQEGTVTALQPGTAIIRALSTDGPSVDCAVTVIKDESISDFNLNAEGYITGYVGDDTNLVIPSTVNGRTVIGIGPGAFRNNWNIRSVSFPDTLTIIGDRAFESCKNLSEVNFGSGLREIGVSAFHGCTDLSVVSLPDGLETMGAEAFAVCEKLEHVRIPGSLKTIPESAFETCWRLREVHLPEGVENIGRRAFYECEGMELLTLPTSLRVIGEGSFTACVRLQEVIIPEGVTTIGQEAFMSCTALTSLQLPSTLETLGSAYPGDVFEQNASVLGCNQLKTVTVAEGNPYFSSYDGLLYTADGTELLFCPRGRISASVKEGTVKIGTYAFFFCRQLQEVSLPKSLRELDKGAFSISDRLISLTLPEGLERIGMSALADCASLKTLVIPGTVKEIGTYAISSTGLETLTIPNGVQVLGENALASNSLLKTVHIPASVSTIGKNLLRSSDKATIWTTSADTPIYSYAKDNSIPVQITGGTSSGKSSGSHSTKETVNQGQKDNVLTPSASMDGKGQGSAKLTTEEVKQAIEAVSKNSSLEVVIQPAFGSTLSKAVVILQGKSVASIAEDTSADLKIEMKVGSVTIPNNALTSISSQALGDTITFSMEAVKESSLTAEQQKLVNGNTVYDISVLSGDKPISNFGGKTITILLPYTLKAGESAEGVAVWYLSDSGKLEKLSCRYDSSTGMVRFTTNHLSAYVVGYEETWQNPFSDVKTGDWYYTAVEYALKNNLFKGTNDRSFSPQVEMTRAMLATVLYRMEGQPAVTDGTRNFQDVKAGQWYTDAVTWAAANGIADGYGDGFFGVDSNVSREQMAAILYRYAGYKKYDVTGNADLSAFTDAAKIDSWAKPAMQWAGAEGLINGTTAETLSPEAFATRAQVAAVLMRFAENTAK; this is translated from the coding sequence ATGAAGCTTAATTGGAAATCGACCATGTCAGGAATTCTGGCAGTTTTCGTCATGTTGAGCAGCCCGCCTCTGGTGTATGCTGCCGACGAAGAACTAGATATCACTGGCACGGCAGCGATTCAAGAAGTATCGGAATCTGAAAGTGCCGGTGACTTTATTATCTCTGACGATGGAGTGTTATCAGAGTATAAGGGGACTGATGCACACATGGTGATTCCGGATGGTGTTAAAACCATCGGAAGCGGAAGCACTTTGGCAAAACCCAATGGCGTGATTGTGACGGAGGTGACTATTCCGGCCAGCGTAACCAAAATTGAAAAAAGCGCCTTTCGCGGATGGGGAGATCTTCACCAGATTAATTTTTCTGAGGAAGAAACGTTAAAAACCATTGGAGACGGCGCGTTTGTCAATGTAGGTATTCCTGAACTGGTAATCCCGGAAGGGGTGGAGACCATTGGAGGAGAGGGGGCATTGGCGGCAAAGGATGTTGTATCCATTGCTCTTCCGTCTACGGTGACACAGCTAGGGGGCTCTAAGGGGGCCTATGAGGCCTTTTGCACAAATAGTGTGCCTTCGACCTTGACCAATGTAACCGTGGCAGCAGAAAATCCTGTCTACAGTGCCCGCAATCAGGCACTTTATAATGCAGAGGGAGATACCCTTCTCTACTGTGCATCCGGCGTTGGAAGCGGATATGAGATGGATAATCAGACAAAGTCCATCGGCAGCTATGCCTTTTATAAGTTCCCGTCTGCTTCGGTAATCATCTCAGATAGTGTGGAGACCATTGAAAGTCATGGTTTCGATAGTTCTCAGCTTACATCTTTGTTGGTACCTGCCTCGGTTAAGACAATAGGCACCAGCGCGTTTTTTAATAACAGTAAGCTTAAAACAGTTGATTTTGCAGAAGGCTTGTCCCAGATTGGCGCTTCGGCTTTTAGTGAATGTTATTTCCCAAAGGATACCCGGATTGTTTTGCCGGTATCTTTAGCATCAGTCGGTGCTTCGGCCTTTGACTGCTTAGGAGACTATGGCGCATCCACAATCCGAGTTTCCAGCGGGGAGACTCAACTAAGCAGTGGGTTTATTCCTTCCTATAATGCTATCACCGTGGAAGGTATCGCCGGATCCACGGCGGAAGCTTACGTGAAGGAACTCCAGGATTCAAAGGGCAGCAGCTGCAAGCTGGTGTTGACACAGATTTCTGCTGGACAGCCTACAGAAGTAGAGAGTATTGCACTGAATCAGCAGACCCTTGCTCTGACGGCTGGGTCAACGGCCACCTTGACTGCTGATGTGCTTCCAGAGAGTGCCGCCAACGCAGAACTGAACTGGACATCTCTGAATGAAGCCGTGGCGACTGTGAACCAGTCTGGCGTCGTAACTGCTGTGGCTGTCGGTGAGGCTACAATCCAAGTGGCTTCTGCCAATGGGAAAAAAGCTTCTTGCACGGTTACCGTGTCCTCCGCATCGGTGCAACCCGGGTTTGACATCGAAAGCGGGGTTCTGGTGGCCTATACGGGAAGCGATACGGAAATCACCATTCCTAATACGGTGCAGGTGATTGGTAACGGCAGCAGCCCGATTTTCGCCTCCAACCAGAAGGTAACCGCTATTACCATTCCTAGCAGTGTAACGAAAATTGCGGATAAGGCCTTTTATAGCTGTGCGGATCTCACAGAGGTGAAATTTTCTGCAGAAAGTCATTTGAATCAGATTGGCCAGCAAGCTTTTTATCTGGCGTCCGGTATTCAAGCATTGGATATTCCAGAAGGAGTGGCAGAAATCGGGCCCCAGGCATTTGTGAACATGCATAGCCTGGAGAGCATGTCGCTGCCAGCATCGCTTTCTACCTGGGGAAACAGCAACGACTGGTTTGGCCTGATGTTTTCCTTAAACACCTCCAGCAGTGCCCCTTCTAAATTAAGGGCCATACATATCGCAGCGGGAAACCCGGTGTATTCCTCCCAAGATGGCATGGTATATACTGGAAATGGAAAGACGCTGCTCTATTCCCCAGCTAAAAAAACCAGCATTTCTTTTGCCAATGGGGTGGAAGTCATCGGTAAGTATGCGTTTAATAAGAATGAGCTGACAACGCTTTCCATACCGGAAACGGTAAAGGAAATCCAGTCGTATGCGTTTTATGGTGCGGCTCTCACTTCGCTGACGGTTCCCGGATCGGTAGAAACCATCGGCGATTCAGCATTTTATAACTCTCAGCTGCGCAGCCTTCTGTTGTCGGAAGGGGTTCAGACCATAGGCAACTCGGCCTTTTCTCAAAGCAGAATTAGCGGGGTTACCATTCCAGCTACGGTGACTCGTATCGGGAAAAATGCTTTTGACTTTGAATATGGAGGATCTTATATTCGCCTGCTGAACGGCGAGACGGAACTGGCAGATGAGTTTATTCCTTACTATGAAAGTATTAAGGTCTATGGCACGCCCGGCTCAACGGCAGAGCAATACATAACCGCTAAAAAAATCGAGAAAAATGTCGCTTGCAAGCTGACCTTCTGCTTGGCTAGTACCTTTGCCGATGCAGAAAGCTTACTTCTTAGCCAGGTTACAGCCATACTGGATCGGCAGGAAACCCTTGTCCTGACAGCAAGCCTTCAGCCAGAAGGAGCTGTGGGACCTGCCATCGCTTGGAGAAGCAGTGATTTATCTGTGGCAACGGTGGACAGCAAGGGAAAGATCACGGGGATACAACCGGGAGAGGCCGATATTATCGCGACTTCTGGCTTGCTCTCTGCCGTGTGCCACGTTTCAGTCAAGTCCAGCAGCAGCGACTATGTCGTTAATGAAAAAGGTGAAATTACGGCATACCTTGGAAACGATTGGACGAATCTAATCATTCCTTCCCAGGTAGACGGCGCTCCTGTTACAGGAATTGCTGATGGGGTCTTTTCTGGCAAAACCAGTATACAAACCGTACAGCTCCCAGATTCCTTGAAGACCATTGGCAAGGAAGCCTTTTACGGTTGCAGTGCATTGAAGTCTGTGACCTTTGGCAGTGGGGTTGTATCTTTGGGAAGCGGCGCATTTGCTGTGTGTAACGGACTGACTAGTATCATGTTGCCGGAAGGAATACAGCAGATTCCTGAAAAAGCTTTTCTTGGCTGCTTGCAGTTGTCTTCTGTGACCCTTCCCTCGACGGTAAAAGAGTTGGGGACAGATGCCTTTTCTGGCTGCGTGGCACTGACAGCATTAAATCTGCCAGAAGGATTGGAGACAATCCGCAAGGGCGCCTTCTTCAAGTGCCCGCTGACAACATTGCACCTACCGGCTTCGCTGAACCAGTTTGGCGACAGCTATATCGGAGATGTCTTTGAAGAGGCCGGGAAAGTTACGGCCAGCACAGCTATGAAGACCATCACTGTAGCCAGCGGAAGTACTAAGTATAGCGCTTATGATGGGCTGCTGTATAATAAGGCTGGTACAGAAACCTATTTCTGCCCACGGGGAAGAACGGAAGCCAATCTGCGCTCCGGTACAGTTAAGGTCGGGGACAGCACGTTCTTTATGTGTTTTGATTTGACTAAAGTCACCTTCCCCTCCACGCTGAAGGAGATTGGTGAGCATGCCTTCCAATATTGTGAGGGGCTTGTAGACTGTGAACTGCCAGAAGGCCTTGAAACTGTAGGGAATTCTGCTTTCTTCGGCTGCGAGAACTGGACTGGCGTGGATCGAATTCCATCAACGGTCAAAACTATTGGGCCTTATGGTTTTGCCGAGTGCAAGGGCTCTATTCTGGTAATTCCAGAGGGCGTGCAGCGGATAGAAAGTTATGCGTTCTGGGGATATGAAGAAGGGTTGACCGAAATTCACCTGCCTTCCACCCTGACTTATATTGCAGACTCCGCTTTCTCCTGGGCCAAAGATGTCACCAGTCTGGTTGTGCCAGAAGGTGTGACGGAAATCGGAGCGCAGGCCTTTGCCCGCATGGACCGATTAGAAGAGGTTACGCTGCCTCCTACCTTAGTTAAGCTGGGTGCAGGCGCGTTTATGGGGCCTTCTCAATCGGAAAATCTGCTGAAGGAAGTGTACATTCCTTCCAGTGTGCAAACTTTCGGAGATAAGGTATTTGAAAATCGAACTGCTGATTTAACTATAGTAACAGACCGCATGAGCAATGCTGCGGCGGCTTATGCTCTTGCCAGCCAGATTAAACTGCGAATAGAAAGCGGACCTGTGGATCCAGACTTTGATATCGTGGATGGCGTTTTGGTGGCTTACCATGGCAGCAAAAGTGAGCTGGTGATTCCGGAAGGGGTTGTAGAAATCGGTCCGGGTGCTTTCCAGCATGAGCATGAGGGTGAGCAGGAAGGTCCAGAATTGAAAAAAGTGACCATTCCGGCAACCGTTGTAACTATCTCCCGAGAAGCGTTCCATGGCTGTGCGCTGACAGAAGTGATTTTTCTTCCTGGCAGCCAGCTGAAAACTATTGGCGAATCCGCCTTTGCTTATTGCACAAAGCTGCCTTCTATTTCTCTGCCGGAAGGGGTGACCAGTATTGGCGATCGCGCTTTTGATGGAGATAGTCTTTTGAGCGGCATGGTGATTCCCGCCTCCGTGGAAACCATCGGTGCATATGCGTTTAATGTGTGCACAGGACTGCGCTCCATTACTTTTGGAGATAGCGGTAATCTGAGAACCATTGGTGCAGGAGCCTTTTACAACTGCTTCCGCCTGTCTGCGTTAGATATTCCAGAAGGTGTGACGGAAATCGGCGATAATGCTTTCCGCATCAGTAGTGGGCTGAAAACGCTGAACTTGCCTTCCACGCTAGTTAAGCTGGGAACCAGTGTGCCGACGGTGTTCTGTGATACGACAAATATTACCTATACAGGAGCAGATGCTTTGATGGATATCTCCATCGCTGTGGGCAATCCGGTGTATTCATCTATGGATGGGGTCGTATACAGTGCTGATGGCAAGACCCTCCTTTATTGTCCAGCAGGAAAAATTGGAACGTTAACCGTCCAAAGCGGGACGATTAAGATTGACGATTACGCGTTCTACCGCAGCCAGGCAGATCACGTAGAGCTTCCTGACACGCTTTTGACTATTGGCAAAAGTGCTTGGGCTAACAGCAAGCTGAGCAGTATTGTCATCCCAGATTCGGTTCAGACCATTGGTGACCACGGATTCTTCTTCTGTGGTAAGCTGAAAACTGTAAAGCTGGGTTCTGGTCTGGACACGCTAGGCGCTGGGGTATTTTCTCAGACTCCATTAAAGGGCGTGACGATTCCAGCATCGGTAAAGGGAATTACGACTAACACTTTTGATGAACTGACAGGGTGGATTCGCTTCTTAGGCACGGAAACGGTTCTGGAAGCGGACAGCCTTTCTGCCGGGACGGTGCTGACGGTATACGGCTATGAAAACTCTAGCGCCCAAAACTATGTGTCTCAGCTCCAGGCAGCTCTGGGAGACAGTTGTAAGTTGACCTTTCAGCCGATTAGTAAATTTATAGAAGTTGATAGTCTGACGCTGAATGAAACATCTTTAAGCTTGAAGCAGCGTGAAACCAGTCAGCTGACGGCTACGGTGCTGCCGGATACTGCAACCCATCGGGATGTGGTATATCAGACGACCAACAGCCGCGTGGCGACCGTTTCTCAGGAGGGAACAGTCACTGCTTTGCAGCCTGGTACGGCAATTATTCGAGCGCTTTCAACCGATGGGCCATCGGTTGACTGTGCAGTCACTGTAATAAAAGATGAATCCATCAGCGATTTCAATTTAAATGCAGAGGGGTACATCACCGGTTATGTGGGGGACGATACCAATTTGGTTATTCCGTCCACCGTCAATGGAAGGACTGTTATCGGCATTGGGCCGGGGGCCTTCCGCAATAACTGGAATATCCGCAGCGTTTCTTTCCCAGATACGCTGACCATTATTGGGGATCGTGCATTTGAATCCTGCAAGAATCTCAGCGAAGTAAACTTTGGTTCGGGTTTAAGAGAAATTGGTGTGTCTGCATTCCATGGCTGCACAGATCTTTCAGTGGTAAGTCTGCCCGATGGTTTGGAAACGATGGGGGCAGAGGCTTTCGCTGTTTGCGAGAAGCTTGAACATGTACGAATTCCTGGAAGCCTGAAGACCATTCCAGAATCTGCTTTTGAAACATGCTGGCGTTTGCGTGAAGTACACCTTCCAGAAGGCGTGGAGAATATCGGCAGAAGAGCCTTCTATGAGTGTGAAGGAATGGAGCTTCTTACGCTTCCAACCAGCCTGCGGGTTATTGGTGAAGGCAGTTTTACAGCCTGCGTAAGATTGCAGGAAGTCATCATTCCGGAGGGAGTGACTACGATTGGTCAAGAAGCCTTTATGAGCTGTACAGCACTGACCAGTCTCCAGTTGCCATCTACTTTAGAGACGCTTGGCAGCGCTTACCCAGGTGATGTGTTTGAGCAAAATGCCAGTGTTCTGGGCTGCAATCAGCTGAAAACAGTTACGGTGGCAGAAGGCAATCCATACTTTTCTTCTTATGATGGGTTGCTCTATACTGCCGATGGAACGGAACTGCTGTTTTGCCCTCGGGGACGTATCTCGGCTTCAGTGAAAGAGGGAACCGTAAAAATTGGAACCTATGCCTTCTTCTTCTGCCGCCAGTTACAGGAAGTAAGCCTTCCTAAAAGCCTGCGGGAGCTTGATAAGGGCGCATTTTCCATTAGTGACAGACTGATATCCTTAACTCTGCCAGAAGGCTTAGAACGGATTGGCATGAGTGCGCTGGCCGATTGTGCTTCCTTGAAAACCCTTGTCATTCCAGGGACTGTAAAAGAGATTGGAACCTATGCCATCAGCTCGACAGGCTTGGAGACCCTGACTATACCAAACGGTGTTCAGGTGTTGGGCGAAAATGCTTTAGCTTCCAATAGCCTGTTAAAAACAGTCCATATTCCAGCCAGTGTATCAACCATTGGCAAGAATTTGCTGCGATCCAGCGACAAGGCAACCATTTGGACGACATCCGCAGATACGCCAATTTACAGCTATGCAAAAGATAACAGTATTCCCGTTCAGATTACTGGTGGAACCAGCTCCGGAAAAAGCTCCGGCAGCCATTCAACGAAAGAAACAGTAAATCAAGGACAGAAAGACAATGTGCTGACACCGTCTGCTTCCATGGATGGAAAGGGGCAGGGCAGCGCAAAGCTTACAACCGAGGAGGTAAAGCAAGCAATCGAAGCCGTGTCAAAAAATAGCTCTTTGGAAGTCGTTATTCAGCCGGCATTTGGCAGTACCCTTTCCAAAGCAGTTGTAATATTGCAGGGAAAGTCTGTGGCCTCTATTGCTGAAGATACGTCGGCAGACCTGAAGATTGAGATGAAGGTAGGCAGTGTAACCATTCCAAATAATGCACTGACTTCTATTTCTTCTCAGGCGTTGGGCGACACCATCACATTCAGCATGGAAGCAGTCAAGGAATCGTCCCTGACCGCTGAACAGCAAAAACTGGTAAATGGAAATACCGTGTATGACATCTCTGTTCTCAGTGGTGATAAACCAATCAGTAACTTCGGCGGTAAAACTATTACGATTTTACTGCCTTACACGCTGAAAGCTGGTGAAAGTGCAGAAGGCGTTGCTGTTTGGTATCTGAGTGACAGCGGAAAGCTGGAGAAGCTCTCTTGCCGATACGACTCTTCGACCGGGATGGTGCGTTTCACCACCAATCATCTCTCGGCTTATGTAGTGGGTTATGAAGAGACCTGGCAGAATCCATTTTCGGATGTGAAAACGGGGGATTGGTACTATACAGCGGTAGAATATGCTCTGAAAAATAATTTATTTAAGGGGACTAATGACCGCTCCTTTAGTCCGCAAGTGGAGATGACTCGAGCTATGCTGGCGACGGTGCTCTATCGGATGGAGGGGCAACCTGCTGTGACGGATGGGACCAGAAACTTCCAGGATGTGAAAGCGGGTCAGTGGTATACGGATGCCGTGACGTGGGCTGCGGCCAACGGTATCGCAGACGGCTATGGCGATGGGTTCTTCGGCGTGGATAGCAATGTCAGCCGGGAACAGATGGCAGCGATTCTGTATCGTTATGCGGGCTATAAGAAGTATGACGTTACCGGAAATGCCGATTTGTCAGCCTTCACCGATGCGGCTAAGATCGATAGCTGGGCGAAGCCTGCAATGCAGTGGGCTGGTGCCGAGGGCTTAATCAACGGTACTACCGCTGAGACCCTCAGCCCAGAGGCTTTTGCCACACGGGCCCAGGTGGCCGCAGTCCTAATGCGGTTTGCAGAAAATACAGCTAAATAA
- a CDS encoding RNA polymerase sigma factor, with protein sequence MNDEQCLIRRIQKKGDRKAADCLVRLYYEEIFRFIRKQTFDEEIALDLTQSSFISMLRTIAHYDPKKAGFRTWLYKIATNKTVDYFRSHAGQLIKVLPLDEVEPTVATDFTKQIEDAEFARKVEDFIARFPGDTQRIFRLHIFGGYTFMEIAEGLGIPEGTAKTTYYRLIHILRKEFSDYDE encoded by the coding sequence GTGAACGACGAACAATGCTTGATACGCAGAATACAGAAAAAGGGTGACCGCAAAGCTGCCGACTGTCTGGTAAGGCTGTATTACGAAGAAATCTTTCGCTTTATTCGCAAGCAGACTTTCGACGAAGAAATAGCGCTTGATTTGACCCAGAGCAGCTTTATCTCTATGCTCAGAACGATTGCCCACTATGACCCGAAAAAAGCGGGATTCCGAACGTGGCTCTATAAAATCGCTACCAATAAGACTGTAGACTACTTTCGCTCCCACGCTGGACAACTGATAAAAGTTTTGCCTCTGGACGAAGTTGAACCGACGGTAGCAACGGACTTCACAAAACAGATCGAGGATGCCGAGTTTGCCAGAAAGGTAGAAGATTTCATCGCTAGGTTTCCCGGCGATACCCAGCGAATCTTTCGGCTGCATATTTTCGGTGGCTATACCTTTATGGAGATCGCGGAAGGCTTGGGAATTCCAGAAGGGACAGCTAAAACAACGTATTACAGGCTGATTCATATTTTGAGGAAGGAGTTTTCAGATTATGATGAATAA